In Variovorax sp. OAS795, a single window of DNA contains:
- a CDS encoding GntR family transcriptional regulator, with protein MSTARALEPIAFSPVPLYTQVREALRERILDGSYAPHAQLPSESEMVALFKVSRITVRQALSDLQRENLIFKIPGKGTFVAKPKAFQHLGQLEGFAEAMVRMGYEIRNQVTSHKTVPASPRVAQQLGLAEGVPVAQIKRVRHLNRAPVSYEVTYLPHAIGERLRQADLAGRDIFLILENDHGIALGHADLQIDAMLADEVLSRALEVPEGTAVLRVERLTHTADGAPLDFEDLYFRGDAFQHRLRIARANPTPKAHP; from the coding sequence ATGTCCACCGCCAGGGCTCTCGAGCCGATCGCTTTTTCTCCCGTCCCGCTCTACACCCAGGTGCGCGAAGCGCTGCGCGAGCGGATCCTCGACGGCAGCTACGCTCCGCATGCGCAACTGCCTTCGGAAAGCGAAATGGTCGCGCTGTTCAAGGTCAGCCGCATCACGGTGCGGCAAGCGCTCAGCGACCTGCAGCGCGAGAACCTGATCTTCAAGATCCCGGGCAAGGGCACGTTCGTTGCAAAGCCCAAGGCGTTCCAGCACCTGGGGCAGCTCGAAGGCTTTGCCGAAGCGATGGTGCGCATGGGCTACGAGATCCGCAACCAGGTCACGAGCCACAAGACCGTGCCCGCCTCGCCGCGCGTGGCGCAGCAGCTGGGGCTCGCGGAGGGCGTGCCGGTGGCGCAGATCAAGCGCGTGCGGCACCTCAACCGCGCGCCGGTGTCGTACGAAGTGACCTACCTGCCCCACGCCATCGGCGAGCGGCTTCGCCAGGCGGACCTGGCCGGGCGCGACATCTTCCTGATCCTGGAGAACGACCACGGCATCGCCCTCGGCCACGCCGACCTGCAGATCGACGCGATGCTCGCGGACGAGGTCCTTTCACGCGCACTCGAGGTGCCCGAAGGCACCGCCGTGCTGCGCGTGGAACGCCTCACGCACACCGCCGATGGCGCGCCGCTGGATTTCGAGGACCTCTATTTCCGCGGCGATGCGTTCCAGCACCGGCTTCGCATCGCCCGCGCCAACCCGACGCCGAAGGCTCATCCATGA
- a CDS encoding fumarate reductase/succinate dehydrogenase flavoprotein subunit yields MNIITRTVDVLVIGGGTAGPMAAVKAKEANPKLEVLLLEKANVKRSGAISMGMDGLNNAVVPGFATPEQYVKEITTANDGIVNQKTVMAYARNSYSMIEELDRWGVKFEKDETGEYAMRKVHHMGTYVLPMPEGHNIKNVLYRRLKRTRVEMSQRLVVTRLITAADGSIAGAMAFDCRTAEFHVIRAKAVVLATGAAGRLGLPASGYLFGTYENPTNAGDGYSMAYHAGAELSGIECFQVNPLIKDYNGPACAYVTGPFGGHTTNNKGERFIECDYWSGQMMMEFYNELQGGNGPVFLKLNHLAEETIATIEQILHTNERPSRGRFHAGRGTDYRDQMVEMHISEIGLCSGHSASGVWVDEHARTTVPGLHAAGDLACVPHNYMLGAFVYGRLAGESAARHCAETALPALDEEQVARELARVSAPLLRTGGLPPAQVEYKLRRMVNDYLQPPKVTRKMEIGLSRFEQIHEDLEQLAAPGPHELMRAMEVHAIRDCAEMAARASLYRTESRWGLYHHRVDFPERNDRDWFCHTQLQKQGDAMVSFKRPVDLYIVPLDAHEMSAYQHLRVPAEAREPVAA; encoded by the coding sequence ATGAACATCATCACCCGCACCGTCGACGTGCTGGTCATCGGCGGCGGCACGGCCGGCCCGATGGCCGCAGTGAAGGCGAAGGAAGCGAATCCGAAGCTCGAAGTCCTGCTGCTGGAGAAGGCCAACGTCAAGCGCAGCGGCGCCATCTCGATGGGGATGGACGGCCTGAACAACGCGGTGGTGCCCGGCTTCGCCACGCCCGAGCAGTACGTCAAGGAGATCACCACCGCCAACGACGGCATCGTCAACCAGAAGACGGTGATGGCCTATGCGCGCAACAGCTATTCGATGATCGAGGAGCTGGACCGGTGGGGTGTCAAGTTCGAGAAGGACGAGACCGGCGAGTACGCGATGCGCAAGGTGCACCACATGGGCACCTACGTGCTGCCGATGCCCGAGGGCCACAACATCAAGAACGTGCTGTACCGGCGCCTGAAGCGCACCCGCGTGGAGATGTCGCAGCGCCTGGTGGTGACGCGCCTCATCACCGCGGCCGACGGCAGCATCGCGGGCGCCATGGCCTTCGACTGCCGCACGGCCGAGTTCCATGTGATCCGCGCCAAGGCCGTGGTGCTGGCCACCGGCGCGGCCGGACGACTGGGCCTGCCGGCTTCCGGCTACCTCTTCGGCACCTACGAGAACCCCACCAACGCCGGTGACGGCTACAGCATGGCCTACCACGCGGGCGCGGAGCTCTCGGGCATCGAGTGCTTCCAGGTCAACCCGCTGATCAAGGACTACAACGGGCCCGCCTGCGCCTATGTCACAGGTCCCTTCGGCGGCCACACCACCAACAACAAGGGCGAGCGCTTCATCGAGTGCGACTACTGGAGCGGCCAGATGATGATGGAGTTCTACAACGAGCTCCAGGGCGGCAATGGCCCGGTCTTCCTCAAGCTGAACCACCTGGCCGAGGAGACCATCGCCACCATCGAGCAGATCCTGCACACCAACGAACGCCCGAGCCGCGGCCGCTTCCACGCCGGGCGCGGCACCGACTACCGCGACCAGATGGTGGAGATGCACATCTCCGAGATCGGGCTGTGCAGCGGCCATTCGGCCTCGGGCGTGTGGGTCGACGAGCACGCGCGCACGACGGTGCCGGGCCTGCATGCCGCGGGCGACCTGGCCTGCGTGCCGCACAACTACATGCTCGGGGCTTTCGTCTATGGCCGCCTCGCGGGCGAAAGTGCGGCCCGGCATTGCGCCGAAACCGCGCTGCCCGCGCTCGACGAGGAACAGGTGGCGCGCGAGCTCGCCCGCGTCAGCGCACCACTGCTGCGCACCGGCGGCCTGCCGCCCGCGCAGGTCGAATACAAGCTGCGCCGCATGGTCAACGACTACCTGCAGCCGCCCAAGGTCACGCGCAAGATGGAGATCGGCCTCTCGCGCTTCGAGCAGATCCATGAAGACCTCGAGCAGCTTGCCGCGCCGGGCCCGCACGAACTGATGCGCGCGATGGAAGTGCACGCCATTCGCGACTGTGCCGAGATGGCCGCACGCGCCTCGCTCTACCGCACCGAAAGCCGCTGGGGCCTCTACCACCACCGCGTGGACTTTCCCGAGCGCAACGACCGCGACTGGTTCTGCCACACGCAGCTGCAGAAGCAAGGCGATGCGATGGTGAGCTTCAAGCGCCCCGTCGATCTGTACATCGTGCCGCTCGATGCGCACGAGATGTCGGCCTACCAGCACCTGCGCGTACCCGCCGAGGCGCGCGAGCCGGTCGCGGCATGA
- a CDS encoding ferredoxin family protein, with protein MPLAFNPTSVPVRVDEDKCIAHKGCTVCVDVCPLDVLAIDLSKGKAYMKFDECWYCMPCEKDCPTGAVTVDIPYLLR; from the coding sequence ATGCCCCTCGCCTTCAACCCCACCAGCGTGCCCGTGCGCGTGGACGAGGACAAGTGCATCGCCCACAAGGGCTGCACCGTCTGCGTGGATGTCTGCCCGCTCGACGTGCTCGCCATCGACCTCAGCAAGGGCAAGGCCTACATGAAGTTCGACGAATGCTGGTATTGCATGCCTTGCGAGAAGGACTGCCCCACCGGCGCGGTCACCGTGGACATCCCCTACCTGCTGCGCTGA
- a CDS encoding ABC transporter substrate-binding protein: protein MKNQRIPSRTLPLWGAAFGLLLAWPAAQAETIRVAIGTQDTTINCATGGLLIRELKLLEKYLPRTGKYKDAQYQIEWKNFTSGAPLTNEMVAGKLDLGSMADFPGSFNGAAFQKAGRKSIFITVLSGSTTGSGNGIVVPKDSKVQSLAELKGKTISVPFASTSHGMLLRAVQAQGWDPLKDVNITTQAPEVAGPALQAGKVEAHADFVPFAELFPYRGFARKIYDGSQANAPTFHGSLVDEDYAKKYPEVVAAYLRAALEADRLVAAEPEKYSELIAKVTGIEAEVNYLFHGPLGLQTRDLSWKPEYRQAVKTSLDTLRLLKRTDNDIDANAFVQDGYIRTAFKEAGVDYDRQLKNYARAPLVAKDAATGKPITDVSRVAQVWVAGEPLVRHYASPENAFGDLQKLERSGRKARVVYAQDRNSGNKLLAADAWFVLGAKGEVDAFLLKDQAEGWAQKHGGKVADFAGVRAALAG, encoded by the coding sequence ATGAAGAACCAGAGAATCCCGAGCCGCACCCTGCCGTTGTGGGGCGCTGCCTTCGGCTTGTTGTTGGCATGGCCCGCTGCACAGGCCGAGACCATCCGCGTCGCCATCGGCACGCAGGACACCACCATCAACTGCGCCACCGGCGGTCTCTTGATCCGCGAGTTGAAGCTGCTTGAAAAGTACCTGCCGCGCACGGGCAAGTACAAGGACGCGCAGTACCAGATCGAGTGGAAGAACTTCACCTCTGGCGCACCGCTCACCAACGAGATGGTCGCGGGCAAGCTCGACCTCGGCTCGATGGCCGATTTCCCGGGCAGCTTCAACGGCGCGGCATTCCAGAAGGCGGGCCGCAAGAGCATCTTCATCACCGTGCTCTCGGGCAGCACCACCGGCAGCGGCAACGGCATCGTCGTGCCGAAGGATTCGAAGGTGCAGTCGCTTGCCGAGCTCAAGGGCAAGACCATCTCGGTGCCCTTCGCGTCCACTTCGCACGGCATGCTGCTGCGTGCCGTGCAGGCGCAGGGCTGGGACCCGCTGAAGGATGTGAACATCACGACGCAGGCACCCGAGGTGGCCGGCCCTGCGCTGCAGGCCGGCAAGGTCGAGGCGCATGCGGACTTCGTGCCCTTTGCAGAGCTGTTTCCGTACCGCGGTTTCGCGCGCAAGATCTACGATGGCTCGCAGGCGAATGCGCCCACCTTCCACGGCAGCCTGGTCGACGAAGACTATGCGAAGAAGTACCCCGAGGTCGTTGCGGCCTACCTGCGCGCAGCGCTGGAGGCCGACCGCCTCGTGGCCGCGGAGCCTGAAAAGTACAGCGAGCTGATCGCCAAGGTCACGGGCATCGAGGCGGAGGTCAACTACCTGTTCCACGGTCCGCTCGGCCTGCAGACGCGCGACCTGAGCTGGAAGCCCGAGTACCGGCAGGCGGTGAAGACATCGCTCGACACGCTGCGCCTCTTGAAGCGAACCGACAACGACATCGACGCCAATGCCTTCGTGCAGGACGGCTACATCCGCACCGCCTTCAAGGAGGCCGGCGTGGACTACGACAGGCAGCTGAAGAACTATGCCCGCGCCCCGCTGGTGGCCAAGGACGCCGCCACCGGCAAGCCGATCACCGACGTGAGCCGGGTGGCCCAGGTCTGGGTGGCCGGCGAACCGCTGGTGCGGCACTATGCCTCGCCCGAGAACGCCTTCGGCGACCTGCAGAAGCTGGAAAGGTCCGGCAGGAAAGCGCGCGTGGTCTATGCGCAGGACCGCAACAGCGGCAACAAGCTGCTGGCCGCCGACGCGTGGTTCGTGCTCGGTGCCAAGGGCGAAGTCGATGCCTTCCTGCTCAAGGACCAGGCCGAAGGCTGGGCCCAGAAGCATGGCGGCAAGGTGGCGGACTTCGCGGGCGTGCGCGCCGCGCTGGCCGGTTGA
- a CDS encoding ABC transporter permease, producing the protein MPGFFDGNLRRAAWRIAALLVCVLAWHLATRGRVNLGLVTFQNVPAPREVAESAWALLQSPLVLQHLGASLRRVFIGFGLAAIAGVVLGLAIGRARWAEDTLLPPLEVLRPIPAVAWIPLAILMFPSSEASMVFITFVGALFPVLLNTVHGVEAVDARLVASARSLGAGRIAVFREVILPGALPSVVTGLAIGMGTAWFCLVTAEMISGQFGIGYYTWMSYTIQNYADIVVGMLFIGVLGMGSSALVRRIGQALMPWRAVQEKRK; encoded by the coding sequence ATGCCCGGCTTCTTCGACGGCAACCTGCGGCGCGCGGCCTGGCGCATCGCCGCGCTGCTGGTGTGCGTGCTGGCGTGGCACCTTGCCACGCGCGGGCGCGTGAACCTCGGCCTCGTCACTTTCCAGAACGTGCCGGCGCCGCGCGAAGTGGCCGAGTCGGCCTGGGCCCTGCTGCAATCGCCGCTGGTGCTGCAGCACCTGGGCGCGAGCCTGCGCCGCGTGTTCATCGGCTTCGGGTTGGCGGCCATCGCCGGCGTAGTGCTCGGCCTTGCGATCGGCCGCGCCCGCTGGGCCGAGGACACGCTGCTGCCGCCGCTCGAAGTGCTGCGCCCGATTCCGGCCGTGGCGTGGATACCGCTGGCCATCCTGATGTTTCCGTCCTCGGAGGCGTCGATGGTGTTCATCACCTTCGTCGGTGCGCTGTTTCCGGTGCTGCTGAACACCGTGCACGGCGTCGAGGCTGTCGATGCACGCCTCGTCGCGTCGGCGCGCAGCCTCGGCGCCGGCCGCATCGCGGTTTTCCGCGAGGTGATCCTTCCCGGCGCGCTGCCGAGCGTGGTCACGGGGCTGGCCATCGGCATGGGCACCGCATGGTTCTGCCTGGTCACGGCCGAGATGATCTCGGGCCAGTTCGGCATCGGCTACTACACGTGGATGTCGTACACGATCCAGAACTACGCCGACATCGTGGTCGGCATGCTTTTCATCGGGGTGCTCGGCATGGGCAGCAGCGCACTCGTGCGGCGGATCGGACAGGCGCTGATGCCCTGGCGTGCCGTGCAGGAGAAAAGAAAATGA
- a CDS encoding ABC transporter ATP-binding protein: protein MKADVQTGRIAIDGVRVRLGHGAQAFDAVQAITLHVEPGEFVCLLGPSGCGKSTLLGALAGHLAPAAGTIRVDGEPVRGPHPDRGLVFQHHTLFPWKKVLDNVAFGLKMQGVGRRERHARAHDMLRLVGLDDFAGFYPSQLSGGMQQRAEIARVLINHPRVMLMDEPFGALDAQTRLMMQRQLLDAWARVRTTIVFITHDIDEALFLGDRVLVMGPRPGRIVAEFELEFERPRDPSLVTSSEFTALKRRCLQLLHPHAGAGAPLERLTPLGAPAAAQLRFAI, encoded by the coding sequence ATGAAGGCCGACGTGCAAACCGGGCGCATCGCCATCGACGGCGTGCGCGTGCGCCTTGGCCATGGCGCCCAGGCCTTCGATGCGGTGCAGGCCATCACGCTGCATGTGGAGCCCGGCGAGTTCGTCTGCCTGCTCGGCCCATCGGGCTGCGGCAAGTCGACGCTGCTGGGCGCGCTTGCCGGTCACCTGGCGCCGGCAGCCGGCACCATCCGCGTGGACGGCGAGCCGGTGCGCGGCCCGCATCCGGACCGGGGCCTGGTGTTCCAGCACCACACGCTCTTTCCGTGGAAGAAGGTGCTCGACAACGTCGCCTTCGGCCTGAAGATGCAAGGCGTGGGCCGCCGCGAGCGCCACGCCCGCGCGCACGACATGCTGCGCCTCGTCGGCCTCGATGACTTTGCGGGCTTCTATCCGTCGCAGCTCTCGGGCGGCATGCAGCAGCGCGCGGAGATTGCACGGGTGCTCATCAACCATCCGCGCGTGATGCTGATGGACGAGCCCTTCGGCGCGCTCGATGCGCAGACCCGCCTCATGATGCAGCGCCAGCTGCTCGACGCATGGGCGCGCGTGCGCACCACCATCGTCTTCATCACGCACGACATCGACGAGGCGCTGTTCCTGGGCGACCGCGTGCTCGTGATGGGGCCGCGGCCGGGCCGGATCGTGGCCGAGTTCGAGCTTGAGTTCGAGCGGCCACGCGATCCTTCGCTGGTCACGTCGTCCGAGTTCACAGCGCTCAAGCGGCGCTGCCTGCAGCTGTTGCATCCGCATGCGGGCGCCGGCGCACCGCTGGAACGCCTCACGCCGCTCGGCGCGCCCGCCGCGGCGCAGCTGCGCTTCGCCATCTGA
- a CDS encoding HEAT repeat domain-containing protein — protein MNPALLDDPELQAIATRLESPDAEVRRMAVMDLGDLADEAHTPLLVAALRDHAPAVRAAAALALETMENQVAVEGLAQVLDDADAQVREAAAHSLAELKEPASAAWLLPFAGTGAVRVRAAVLRALRELRVPASAAPALVVLQEPLSAQDGAEAVALRREAIGVLGYLKHAPALPALARLAASDPVDELRRAAVGALAFAIGNADARAALETALCDASWQVREEAATALGKLQQPAASAALLAALDDPYWQVRLRAARSLGRLRSAASVTALIAVLGHGINNLRKEAALALGEIGDAAALPALEVTAADPDPEVRKSARLAMAQIGAAAHGA, from the coding sequence ATGAACCCCGCTCTCCTCGACGATCCCGAACTGCAGGCCATTGCCACGCGACTGGAGTCGCCCGACGCCGAAGTGCGCCGCATGGCGGTAATGGACCTTGGCGACCTGGCCGACGAAGCGCACACGCCGCTGCTGGTCGCCGCTTTGCGCGACCACGCGCCGGCGGTGCGCGCTGCCGCGGCATTGGCGCTCGAAACCATGGAGAACCAGGTGGCCGTCGAAGGCTTGGCCCAGGTTCTCGACGACGCCGATGCGCAGGTGCGCGAGGCCGCCGCCCACAGCCTGGCCGAGCTGAAGGAACCGGCCTCGGCCGCCTGGCTGCTGCCGTTTGCAGGCACCGGAGCCGTCCGGGTTCGCGCCGCCGTGCTGCGCGCCTTGCGTGAGTTGCGGGTGCCTGCCAGTGCCGCCCCTGCATTGGTGGTGCTGCAGGAGCCCCTGTCCGCGCAGGACGGCGCCGAGGCCGTCGCGTTGCGCCGCGAAGCCATCGGCGTGCTCGGCTATCTGAAGCACGCGCCCGCGCTTCCTGCGCTCGCCCGCCTCGCTGCTTCCGATCCGGTGGACGAGCTGCGCCGGGCGGCTGTCGGCGCGCTGGCGTTTGCCATCGGCAACGCCGATGCGAGAGCCGCATTGGAGACCGCGCTGTGCGACGCGAGCTGGCAGGTGCGGGAAGAAGCCGCGACCGCACTCGGCAAGCTGCAGCAGCCCGCCGCGTCGGCCGCACTGCTCGCGGCGTTGGACGATCCGTACTGGCAGGTGCGCCTGCGCGCGGCACGCAGCCTGGGCCGGCTGCGCAGTGCCGCAAGCGTCACGGCGCTGATCGCGGTGCTGGGCCACGGCATCAACAACCTGCGCAAGGAGGCGGCACTCGCATTGGGCGAAATCGGCGATGCCGCGGCGCTGCCGGCGCTCGAAGTCACCGCCGCGGATCCCGACCCGGAAGTGCGCAAATCGGCCCGGCTCGCCATGGCGCAGATCGGCGCGGCAGCACATGGCGCCTGA
- a CDS encoding DUF971 domain-containing protein, translating into MAPESIVDHSARAALEFCWPDGVRHLAAYGLLRSSCPCADCKAGRASIAGSPAAEAAKLASVGLTDIQPVGAYGVQFVFSDGHDRGIFPWRFLRELLDRKARRLASAALNPP; encoded by the coding sequence ATGGCGCCTGAGTCCATCGTCGATCACTCCGCGCGCGCTGCGCTGGAGTTCTGCTGGCCGGACGGCGTGCGGCATCTCGCGGCGTACGGATTGCTGCGATCGAGTTGCCCTTGCGCCGACTGCAAGGCCGGGCGCGCGAGCATCGCAGGCAGCCCCGCTGCCGAAGCAGCAAAGCTCGCATCCGTCGGCCTCACGGACATCCAGCCCGTCGGCGCCTACGGCGTGCAGTTCGTGTTCAGCGATGGCCACGACCGCGGAATCTTTCCCTGGCGGTTCCTGAGGGAGCTGCTGGACAGGAAGGCCCGGCGGCTCGCAAGCGCCGCGCTCAATCCGCCTTGA
- a CDS encoding tripartite tricarboxylate transporter substrate binding protein, giving the protein MPTDLATGARRRALIAATTLIGLGGMTWASQALAQAGSAYPQRPVRLVVGFPAGSGPDIVARLLAQKLSEGWGNMGVIVDNKPGAGGLIAASEVARAQPDGYTLMLGETGQLAIAPSSYSKLPYDPKKDFVPVSQVVTSSFMLVVNPAKVPARDVAQFVAWSRGQKGLFMGTFGAGTPGHFGAFLFGDAIGIKPEPVHYKTTGDALGGLFSGDVSGAFASVGLSAANVKAGKLLALASSGDARSASLPDVPTFREQGFPRLAFNSWFGVVAPARTPPDIVARLESDIRKAVQSAEGKAKLEDAGFSVTGTTSQEFARVIAADTASWGKVVAATGFKAD; this is encoded by the coding sequence ATGCCCACCGACCTTGCCACGGGTGCGCGCCGCCGCGCGCTCATCGCCGCCACCACGCTGATCGGACTCGGGGGCATGACCTGGGCCTCCCAGGCGCTCGCCCAGGCGGGCTCCGCCTACCCCCAGCGGCCGGTGCGCCTCGTCGTCGGGTTTCCGGCCGGCAGCGGCCCGGACATCGTGGCGCGCCTGCTGGCCCAGAAGCTCTCCGAAGGGTGGGGGAACATGGGTGTCATCGTCGACAACAAGCCGGGCGCCGGCGGGTTGATCGCCGCCTCCGAAGTGGCCCGCGCGCAGCCCGACGGCTACACGCTCATGCTCGGCGAGACCGGCCAGCTGGCCATCGCGCCCAGCAGCTACAGCAAGCTGCCCTACGATCCGAAGAAGGACTTCGTGCCCGTGAGCCAGGTGGTCACCTCCAGCTTCATGCTGGTGGTCAACCCCGCCAAGGTACCGGCGCGCGACGTGGCCCAGTTCGTGGCCTGGAGCCGAGGGCAAAAGGGCTTGTTCATGGGCACCTTTGGTGCCGGCACGCCGGGGCACTTCGGCGCTTTTCTCTTCGGGGATGCCATCGGCATCAAGCCCGAGCCGGTGCACTACAAGACCACCGGCGATGCGTTGGGCGGCCTGTTCAGCGGCGACGTGTCGGGCGCCTTCGCGAGCGTCGGCCTCTCGGCGGCCAACGTGAAGGCGGGCAAGCTTCTGGCGCTGGCCTCCAGCGGCGACGCGCGCAGCGCCAGCCTGCCCGACGTGCCGACCTTCCGAGAGCAAGGCTTCCCCCGGCTGGCCTTCAATTCGTGGTTCGGCGTCGTCGCGCCGGCCCGCACACCGCCCGACATCGTCGCACGGCTCGAGAGCGACATCCGCAAGGCCGTGCAGTCGGCCGAAGGCAAGGCGAAACTGGAGGACGCGGGCTTCAGCGTCACGGGCACCACGTCGCAGGAGTTCGCCCGCGTGATTGCCGCGGACACGGCGAGCTGGGGCAAGGTGGTCGCCGCGACGGGCTTCAAGGCGGATTGA
- a CDS encoding DUF3237 domain-containing protein yields the protein MASTLPQDDPLAAPRLTWFADVSVDVGEPLVLGDGAQGLRRVVPILGGHARGEGWTGRVLPGGADFQRIASDTVSELDARYGLETDTGDRIYVRNRAMRTAPAEVMAQLLRGEPADPAQVYFRCAPAFETHSQPLRWITERLFVGVGVRHPSQVVMRFFALQ from the coding sequence ATGGCTTCCACCCTCCCGCAAGACGATCCGCTGGCCGCACCGCGGCTGACCTGGTTTGCCGATGTCTCGGTCGACGTCGGCGAGCCGCTGGTGCTGGGCGACGGCGCCCAGGGACTGCGCCGCGTGGTGCCCATCCTGGGCGGCCATGCCAGGGGCGAAGGCTGGACGGGGCGCGTGCTGCCGGGCGGCGCCGACTTCCAGCGCATCGCGAGCGACACGGTCTCGGAACTCGACGCCCGCTACGGCCTGGAGACCGACACCGGCGACCGCATCTACGTGCGCAACCGCGCGATGCGCACCGCGCCTGCCGAGGTGATGGCCCAGCTGCTGCGCGGCGAGCCCGCGGACCCGGCGCAGGTCTATTTCCGCTGCGCGCCCGCGTTCGAGACGCACAGCCAGCCGCTGCGCTGGATCACCGAGCGCCTGTTCGTCGGCGTGGGCGTGCGCCACCCGTCGCAAGTCGTCATGCGCTTCTTCGCGCTGCAGTGA
- a CDS encoding LuxR C-terminal-related transcriptional regulator, with amino-acid sequence MVVPAMGEPAFGACLLEAMASALPVGSFSVYRTGSRPAIFLSGSRGMPDTTRDCWRAYLSGPIRSDRTLREASAPRLPQLRVCHITAPEVPPEHRAKVYEAHGVVERVSVVEEEAAAGDDDGDALFAVNFYRHTHQRPLSDAQLADFGVAGRLLMALMRKHIALARADAADEPAARLLARCPALTAQELNVCLRLLRGMTQEGIAADMGLALPTVKTYRNRAFGRLGIHFRSELFALMLAQRGVGSATPALKDGRA; translated from the coding sequence ATGGTGGTGCCCGCAATGGGCGAGCCGGCGTTCGGCGCGTGCCTCCTGGAAGCCATGGCATCCGCGCTGCCGGTGGGATCGTTCTCGGTCTACCGCACGGGTTCGCGGCCGGCCATCTTCCTGAGCGGCAGCCGGGGCATGCCCGACACCACACGCGACTGCTGGCGCGCCTACCTCTCGGGCCCGATCCGCAGCGACCGCACCTTGCGCGAAGCGAGCGCGCCCCGATTGCCCCAATTGCGCGTGTGCCACATCACCGCGCCCGAGGTGCCTCCGGAGCATCGTGCCAAGGTGTACGAAGCCCATGGCGTGGTGGAGCGCGTGTCGGTGGTCGAGGAAGAAGCTGCTGCCGGCGACGACGACGGCGACGCGCTCTTTGCAGTCAATTTCTATCGGCACACCCATCAGCGTCCCCTCAGCGATGCGCAGCTGGCCGACTTTGGCGTGGCCGGGCGCCTGCTCATGGCGCTGATGCGCAAGCACATCGCCCTCGCCCGCGCGGATGCAGCCGACGAACCCGCAGCGCGGCTGCTCGCCCGTTGCCCGGCGCTGACGGCGCAGGAGCTCAACGTGTGCCTGCGCCTGCTGCGCGGCATGACGCAGGAGGGCATTGCCGCGGACATGGGCCTTGCTCTGCCCACCGTCAAGACCTACCGCAACCGGGCTTTCGGCAGGCTGGGGATTCACTTTCGCAGCGAACTGTTCGCGCTCATGCTGGCGCAGCGCGGCGTCGGCAGCGCGACGCCGGCCCTCAAGGACGGTCGGGCCTGA
- a CDS encoding glutathione S-transferase family protein has translation MITLHHCVSARSFRPLWLLEEIGLSYELAMLPFPPRVLSRTYLELNPLGTVPMLTDGAMRMTESAAICQYLAARFSAGRLDVGRDEPDFGPYLNYLHFGEATLTFPQTLVLRYAHFESGERKQPQVADDYAKWFLARLRTLEPLLAGREYLCAGRFTAADVSVGYALLLAQHLGLAERFTPSVTAYWNRLQARPGFQAAMAAQSSAAQAQGVSPTPAPDIRPDRP, from the coding sequence ATGATCACCTTGCACCACTGCGTCAGCGCACGCTCGTTCCGGCCTCTCTGGCTGCTCGAGGAGATCGGGCTTTCCTACGAGCTCGCGATGCTGCCGTTTCCGCCGCGCGTGCTGTCGCGAACGTACCTCGAGCTGAACCCGCTCGGCACGGTGCCGATGCTGACGGACGGCGCGATGCGGATGACCGAATCGGCCGCGATCTGCCAGTACCTGGCCGCGCGATTCTCGGCAGGCCGGCTCGATGTTGGCCGCGACGAGCCGGACTTCGGGCCGTACCTCAACTACCTCCATTTCGGCGAGGCGACCCTGACCTTTCCGCAGACGCTCGTGCTGCGGTACGCGCACTTCGAGTCGGGCGAGCGCAAGCAGCCACAGGTCGCCGACGACTATGCCAAGTGGTTCCTCGCGCGCCTGCGGACGCTGGAGCCGCTGCTCGCCGGGCGCGAGTACCTGTGTGCGGGACGCTTCACCGCGGCGGACGTGTCGGTCGGCTATGCGTTGCTGCTGGCCCAGCACCTGGGCCTGGCGGAGCGCTTCACGCCCTCGGTGACTGCGTACTGGAATCGCCTGCAGGCGCGGCCGGGCTTCCAGGCCGCGATGGCGGCGCAATCGAGCGCCGCCCAGGCACAGGGTGTCTCCCCGACCCCCGCACCTGACATCAGGCCCGACCGTCCTTGA